From Onychostoma macrolepis isolate SWU-2019 chromosome 05, ASM1243209v1, whole genome shotgun sequence:
TGTACAGCAGTGTTTACATGCGGTTTAACTGCTGAATCTTCAGCAACACGGCAAaagaatttatattttagatgttttttttatctaaagtTGAAATCTGCATTGAATGTGATgcagtaaaaataacattgaGAAGCATCTTTCTCTTGACAGTTTTCTTTTCCATGTTGGGTTCACGCAAACTACAACACAACAAACCAGCATATAATTCAAGAACAACTGACTCTTGAGTCAGCtctttttagtgaattaaaacatacagcGTGACCAGTAGTTTCATTCTTGAACAAATATTACTCTTATAAGACATTCcttttaatgaatgtttaaaaaaatacttgagTTACTGGTTGGAATCATTCTGATGAATCCTGAAATGGTCTTAGATGTATGATTCAAATCACgaaaaaaagttattgattgactgattgaaaTTCAGAGACAGATGCACCTTGGGTAATGGTTTGGCAGGGGTGCAGTGAAGGCCTCCAACATATTTGAAGTTGGGCAGGAATGGCCGGGGAAACTCAAAATCCCAGTAGGTTCTGATTAACCAGATATCAGCTTTACCCATCGTCTCACAAATTGATGTGGGCCGTCCTGAAATGAAGGAggttcaatacaagttaagcTCAACCACCTGCATTTGTTGTTGATTATCACCATaggcatttatttgtttctgctGGTAGGTGCCCACCCTCcaaatgtgtaacggacgcctTGCAGATGCAAAAAGGGgaaaataatgttgttgttattgtttttgttttgtgtgtcttccttataataaaattaacattGGCTGCATATTACTTATCAGGTCTGTTGAAACCAGAGATTCACACCAGTGTCTGTAcagtattttgatttaatattgataaacATCTCAGAAATATAAAGTATGAAATGAACAAAGgatatcataaataaaaaagtcataaaTAAAGAGTtatgatatgtgaccctggacgacaaaaccagtcttaagtgtcaattttctcGAAActaagatttatacatcatctgaaagttgaataaataagctttctgacaatatttggctgagatacaactatttgaaaatctggaatctgagggtgcaaaaaaatctaaatattgagaaaatcacctttaaagttgtccaaatgaagttcttagcaatgcatattactaatcaaaaattaagttttgatacatttatggtaagaaatttacaaaatatcttcatggaacatgatctttacttaatatcttaatgattttttggcataaaagaaaaattgatcattttgacccatacaatgtatttttggctattgctacaaatataccccagcgacttaagactggttttgtggtccagggtcacatataagagTTACGCTTGCATTACACTTGCATTTGGGAATTACTGCCTGATATGGGGAATGGAACAAACAAATCTCCATTAACTAGCCATTCTACAGAGGCATTTGTGTGTATTATGACCCACAGGGACCTGATGTGAGAACTCAGAGAGGTTCCTGAATCTCAATCGATTCTTTGATTGGTTAAAGCAAAGTAAGGCAAGTTATTTCACTCATAGATATGGAGACCCTATTAGACCGCTCCAGATACGTTGACATGTCCGCCATTTTGGAACGGTCAACTTGACATATTCACCATAATAATCAATGAATATTCAAAGATGCGTATAACTTGCTGTTGTAGACACACACAGTCAACTTGCACTCAAAAATGGCGGATGGCTTACATTATCAtggcccatagaaacagtcgctaaGGAGGCATCTACGTATGGGTGCTGCACTGCAACTGTAGTTATACGCATGTATGAATGTTTGTATCTTCAGTAGACTTCAGAAGATGCTTTTGCTAAATTAACACAATACAACAAGATGAAACCGTTAGCTAACAAGGCATTTAAAAGgtactttaataaaaaaaatatttaaaaaactgtaatattgagATAATACACATTCTTTGGTGTGAAAGGTTATCCCGTTTCTTCAGGAATTTAAATTTAGGCGGTTTTACAACCAGATACTGCACAATGTTGTTGCATTTTGAAACTCATTTACTGTTATTGTGAGTGACGATATAGACCGTTCCAAGATGGCGAACCCATCAACTTATCTGGAGCGATCAAATGTGGCATCTATTTATGAATATAACCCCACACCCCCAATTCAGcatttatattttcttatatttttcaaCCATCTTGAACAGTGAACTATTGTTCTCTGCCCGCTACAGTATTTTCTCCTCTTTGCGTCCGTCTTCAGCATCTCTGGCCTCTGTTAACATTTACAGACTCAGGCGTGATGTATTTTTCTTAATCACTGCCCCAGTAGATCCCGAAAATAACAGACAAAAATTTAGTCTAAAAATGgagaaatgtaatgtattttgtacttaatttactgttattttcaGGATCTACTGAGACAGTGATAAAGATCTACCAGTCGATCGCAATTGCGGGTTGGCGACCACTGATTGGTtcacttaaaggtgccatagaatggaaaactgtatttaccttggcatagttgaataataacagttctgtatATGGAAATGACATAGCATGAGCCTCAAACagcattgtttcctccttcttatgtaaatctcattaataaaaaagaccactgaaaaataggcgaatcagaacataacatcGACTGTGACATAACaatcgggatcactaatagttatgcccccaacatttgcatatacccgcccatgttctaggccagccgaaccatcagaagttctgcaggtattgtgaagaaacaagcgaggacaacagcgaaaatggcagatcatggaaataaatgttatgttccaggctgtgcagggaagtgaagtgcagggatgggttggtgtctattcagaaaggcacggaaagcaaataacatgttctaataaaataacgcgagccactaaagggacatggtagCTGCTTGCTAGCgttagcctgttacattacagtacataagatttcacttaccacataaacagagtaaggagagatgactgaggatgatggcgaatgatttacagatcctgagcaccactgacaagcatctgatcttgtaaaatgtgtggtaagtactgccgctccatactataaacagagttcgtgcgatcgcgaatctcaaaagtgaaagtaaaaagcgatcgtgcatttgaaagcagtttcagtgccccgcatactaatagcggctccctgatgcccacattttatatacagtatgacgATATAACCTGACGATATAACTGcgcgagaaagtattgaaatatatattttcctccctgtgtttccttcctgctgtgagctactgaaatgagccgcactgtgaaacagccaatcagagcagagctcaacattattattcatgacccttccaaataagccaataacagaccatttcattctagggagaaatcctagggttgtaaatgcacatgtaaaaccgtttgtGGAGAATTTTTGTCCTTACcataagccacataccttctatgtagatatcagagaacaatttaaaatattgtatcaatgcattctatggcacctttaagtcATTTCACTCTGTGGCCAACTTTGGGGGGGTTTTTTTTGGTCCTCGGGTTGAAGCGAAACGCCCGCCCCACCAGAACGCGATTTCCAATTGAGAATCCTTTGGAAGTAGATTTTGACCCCCCGGAATGCGATTTTGGAGCAAATTTGATAGCCATTTTCTCCTGAACGTGATAGGGCTAGTTTTTTTGCCTTGATCGGGCTAGTTTTGAGTTCTAGTTTGACTGGGTTGTTACGCAGACGTGGCAATTAACCAATAATCTGGGGCAGCTACTTCAGtcacccaggtgaaaaacacttccataatgtacttaaagtgctttattttcacgcactaattttgtacttaatatactaaaaatgatcctttagtacttcttaaggtcaacttaagatcatctaagtgtactcaactgtgctattttgagacaccatgaatatgaactaaaatgcacttttagcTTACTATCTTTTAGCTACTTTAGTggtagctaaatacattttttaaatacaaagatagtatgttaaaagtgcattttagttcatgttcatggtgtctcaaaatagcacagttgagtacccttagatgatcttaagtttatcttaagaagtactaaaggatcatttttagtatattaagtacaaaattagtgcgcgaaaatagagcactttaagtacattatggaagtgcacttgtttttcacctgggatgcAAGTAGGCTATGTCTCTTTGAATAGCGAAACATTAAATTATCTAAAAATGTTCATCAAGCTTATatgattaaatttcatatttgaaatcaccaacaAAATCTGATAACAACTGTCTTATAATTTTTTCTTATGCTCAATTAACCAGTTCGTTTGCCCATATAATCATTAGGAAATAGAGTAAACTTATTTGGCTTGCTGTCCACtgagagtgtttttttttttttgactaccCCAGCCAATGCGCGCGTCTGGGAACAGTCGTTCTATTGCCACAGGAACCTATAGCGCGATGACTTTAGTAATaattgtctctttttttccttttagaaGGCGGGACTATTCCGCCATATTGCCCATTGCACTTTCTCCCATTTGTAAGTATGAGTGCTCTGTCTTTGTCAAAGTTAATGGAGAATATGTGGGTGCTCGAGTCCGATTACCACTGAAAAGAATTTCGATTTGTTtcctaaatgaaacaaaatgagTTTACAGTAAGGCATTTCAAATAGcaagtattaattttattttttttaaaagcttgtatttttttttcagcacataattattccttaaaattaattaaagctaTTTTTGCAGCGGAACATGTTGTTGAAGGCCAGTGGATGATCaccatatttacatttatcagacgcttttatccaaagcgacttacattgcattgacgttacagttttttttttttacatttgatcagctcttgctttccctgggaatcgaacccatgatcttggcgttgctagcgccatgctctactatttgagctacaggaaagccttatGAGTATGGAACTATGAGGTGGGTAcaatgacagtattttcattagCATTAAGGTGAATTAGCGCTTTAACTCACCTAAATATTCAGTGTAATAGCTGTCAAATGTTTTCCAAGCAATAGTGGCAATAACATCTTGAGAAAGGTAGAAAAGCATATTCATGATTCGCTCTGTAAAGCTCATCTTGTCCGTGAGTTTACTCATGACTCCAGGAACAAATGATGGTGGAGCTGGTAACTGACCACACATTCTCTCAGCAACGTTAGCAATGGATAATCGGAACGTGTAAACCAAGGGAACGTTTAGCTCTTCAGCCAGAATATCGCTGCATGGGTAGATCGGATCTGACAAAACAACGTTAAACTTTCCATTCCGCAATTTGTCCATCAACTCTGGCGATCTAAGAATGCCGTCACAGTATGATATAGTCATATTCTGAAGTTTGGAAGTAAACTCTAAGACTTTCATTTGAATCTGCAGTAAGTTTAACTGATCGGTCTCGTACACTGAGAAATACAGAAATTCATCAATGAAGTCTCGCGTCTCCTGTTCATCCACGGACGCGTTAAAGTGCTGGTATGAGAAGCGATCCGATTCTTTAGCTTTCATGAAGAGAGAGGCATCCGGAACCAGCACTGTGACATTGTGTCCCCTGTCGATCAATGTTTTCAACACGATCTTCAGATTGAGCCAGTGACTGCCCTCAGTAAACCAGACTAAAACATTCCCACATTCTGCAGGACCGAACACAGTGAGCAGAGAAAGAAAACAGACTACGAGTCTCATGGTTGCCAGCGAtagagtgagagtgtgagatCACCAGTGTCCCGCCTCAACATATACTCTCAGGTGTAACTATTAACCAGTGCAAAGTCATCATGGCGTCAATAGATCATATCAATAAAAGGATTCAGATAAAAGACGCAGACCAAAGAGAAAGGTGAAGCAGGTCCATGCACATTGCTGAGTCATTCCACGAAACCGGTACGATCTGAGTCCCTCTGAcctttttaagtgtattttatctATTGGGTCaccaaaatctatttttaaaatctttttgtaTTAATTGAAATGTTTCCTTTAATAAGGTTTAAAAACATGACATACATTTTATCTATATAATAGAAATTatcttgtttttttcagttgacaCCACCTATTTTGTCATGTCCCTCATGGCCTTCTATGAAAGTGTACTTGggatatgaataataaaattagaaaaaagtcCATAAATTTTGCTATTCTCATAAATatctatttatgtttttttttttttttaattcatgattatttattaaaatcatattatttAGTTCCGTACCTCAGTAACCCCTCAacccctcaaaaataatgaattgatACTTTATTACATTATTGACAGGAttaacaggaagtgacatcatatAACTCTTCTGAACAACATTGTGAGAAGACATAGGCAAGTTACCACCTTCTTTTATAACTATAActtattaatattgtgattgtCAAGCTTAACGACTCAACCCTGTTACATCAAATAAAGATAGAAGattgttattttaacaatatacaTGATTTCTTAATATCATGCATACCATGTGCTTTCCTGTTATTCACTACATTTAGGGCAGGGgccattttgagtgaaaaatcaCAACCCCGTTACTTATTTGATCATAACGGGGTTGTGAGATTGTGATGGGGTTGTGTTTTTAACACTTTGGTTCTGAAGTTATCcagtaatttaaattaattattagatTTGATCAAGAATCTTATACCACATGCATATGTTGAATGTAGTAATGTCCATATTAAAgcgggctgtgtgtgtgtgtgcgcacacgtttttgtgacaaatgaggacataaatttgtataatgacaagggtatgacataggtattacaaggagaaggtgacttttcaggacattaccccatgtccccacttttcaaaacgcttataaatcacacagaatggagtgtattgaaaatctgaaatagcacgaagtttcctgtaaggggtaggtttaggtgtagggttggtgtagggcaatagcacatacagtttatatagtataaaaaccattacgcctatggagagtccccacttttcacaaaaacaaacgtggtgtgtgtgtgaacgtGTGTTCTGCCGAGATTTTCACATCTCAGTGTTAAGTaaattctacaaacaataccccataatgaCAACGTGAAcaaagtttgtttgaaatctttgcaaatttattaaataaataaataaaaaaaatctcattgtattcacagcctttgctcaatactttgttgaagCACCTCTGGCAGCaattacagcctcaagtctttttgaATATGATGCTACAAGCTTGACAAATCTATTTTTgggcagtttctcccattctcCTTTGCAAGACCTCTCAAGCTCcatcaggttggatggggaGTGCCGGTGCGTCAGTTTTCAGATCTCTCCAGAGTTGTTCAGTCGGGTTCAAGtctgggctctggctgggccactcaaggacattcacagagttgtccagtagccactcctttgttatcTTGGCTGTGTGCCTAGGGTTGTTGTCCTGTTGAAAGGTGAACCTTCCGCCCAGTCTGAGATTCTGAATCATTATCATTAAtgctatctcaatattttggtgcactgAGCTTTTTTTGTACTCtcatgaggctgctaccagcacactttatttttgggatggtactttacaggtgatgagcagcgcctggtttccttcaaacatgaatcttgaaattgagttttatcagaccagagaatcttgctTCTCATAGTCTGAGGGttctttaggtgctttttttgcaaatgccaagtgtgttttcgtgtgtcttcactgaggagaggattgagtcttGCCACACTgtcataaagcccagatcggtggagtgttgcagtgatgattgtccttctgtaggtttctcccatcTCCACGTATGATCATGGAGGTTGAGGAtgatcaggttcttggtcaccagtctaaCCAAGGCCCTTCTtcatcagttgctcagtttggcctggaggccagctctaggaagagtcctgatTGTTTCAAACgtcttccattaagggtaacagagactacatgcttctgtgaaccttcaatgcTGCAGAAAATTTTCTGTACCCTtccccagatctgtgccttggaCTTCATGGCTTGGTTTGTGCTCTGACATGCAATGTTACCTGTGtttgcctttccaaatcatgtccaatcaactcaatttaccacaggtggactccaatcaagctgtagaaacatctcaaggatgatcagtggAAACAGAATGCACCTGAGCTCAATTTTGTGTGTCACGGCAAAGGCTGTGAATACTTATGTACATgtgattttcttcattttttatttttaataaattagcaaagatttcaaacaaacttctttcaCATTGTCATTATGGGTTATTGTTTTTAGAATTTTGTGGAAATTAATGaatttaatccattttggaaTAAGGCTGTAACAACAAAATGTAGAAAAAGTGAAGCGCTGTGAATACTTTCCGGATGCACTGTACAGGGgtaggaaggaaggaaggaatgaagcatttatatagcgcttttattgtgtattgctatacactcaaagcactttacaatcatgtggggggtctctcctcaaccaccaccagtgtgcagcatccacttggatgatgcgacggcagccacaggacaacggcaccagtgcgctcacaacacaccagctacaggtggaaaggagagagagatagagccaatcaagtggatggggattattaggaggccatgattgacaagggccagtggcaggaatttggccaggatgctggggttacacccctactctttacgatgagtttcatgggatttttaatgaccacagagagtcaggacctcggtttaatgtctcatccgaaagacggtgctcttttgacagtatagtgtccccatcactatactggggtgctaggacccacacagactgcagggtgagcaccccctgctggtctcactaacacctctaccaacagctacctagttttcccaggaggtctcccatccaggtactgaccaggctcagccctgcttagcttccatgggcaaccggtcttgggctgcagggtgatatggctgtgggcCAGGGGTGTTGTATGTTGCTGGAAAACCAGAGCCTGTGTGCTTCAGCACCATCTCCATGTGGAGATCTTGAAAGAGGTGTGCGCCAGATATTGAATGCcacacaatgttttattttgttgaccTATTCAGTCAGTTTATAATGTTCTAATTTATACTATGTTATTTGTTATACAATGGTTGAGGAGATCCCCCCTTtcatgtaaagcgctttgagtacccagaaaagcgctatataaatgtaacaaattattattattattactatgctattgttgtttttcCTGCAGTCGGGTTAATGAAACTCAGTTCAATTGCAATTTATATCTGTTGTCTTGGTCACATAATGAAATACAGTGTTTACAGAAAATCATAGAAAATCTTACAGTGAATTTGAGTAAAAAACAACTATTTATATGTTAAGCTGTATTTGTCTCTTCAACCCCGTCAcacctacatttttattaataatttttttaagtttacgaaaaagtaatttaatgttTGTTGAACTCGGTCTGAAATGTTCAGAGCAGTCATAAGAATACTGATTTTAGTTCAAATTCTGAAGTTAACCCACTTCTTTGATCAAAAACGATGAGGTTGCTGTCACAAAAAGTTCAATTTCAGGCTTTAGTATAGCAAAAGTGTgagattttatgtaatttttatatttgcaaaTACTGAATTAGTGTGAGGGACATCTGATTAATAGGAAAATGTGGATTTCATTACAAATTCATTATTCAGAGAGCTCCCAAAGTGTCCATAACGGGGTTGAAGATTAATAGTGCCcatatcttaaaataatgaCCAATAATAATAGGGATTTGACAcctgaggtgggaaaatatgtttttcaggaagttaaatatgtcattaatgcTGTGGGGTATTcagaaaagtaatattttttggtaaaaaatctaaaaatgtgtaAGTCCAAATCGTACCGGTTTTGTGGAATGACTGTGTCAATATGTGATAGCCTATTTCAGCTTGTAGTTCACAGTAACATAAAACTTTTATCTAAATAATTCGCACGTAGATCATATGCGCAAGAGCCAATTAAGTTTATGCTTTTCCTTTTTCTCCTTATATAGCATTGCGTGCCACCTTGAATGAAAACAGAGTTTGCGGGCTTATCAGTAACTTGAACGGGCAGATCAGAGAGAGAGTACAGATTCCGTCAGTAATCACGTAAATGGTCCTCTTCCTCACAAATCTATGGCTTCAGATTCCCTGTATTGTGAGTCTTTAAGTATATGGACTAATTAAATGGTACATTTTGCAGCATTATTAAATAGCCTAAAGGCAGTGGAAGTGGGGCAGTGATTCTCACATGTGCCTTTACATAAAAAGCTATAAAATGTCTGATTTGAATGTTCTGTTTTGTAATTTCATCTCATTAGCAGCTGTTTTGTCAGCCATTCGGCATATAGTTAAACAGAAATACAACCCACTGAACACAGTAAAGTTGCCTCATTTTCATTCTATGctaaaaatttgaaaattatactagatttttcattatattgttacaaatgtTACACATTTAATGCATAGCCCAATTGTCCTTCACGAGGCAGTTGTAATGTAAATTCtaacttttgattaatttgttcATAATGACCAATAAATGAATTACAAAACAagtgcatatttatttttatttcagtgcatGAAATGAACCTTACAGTAAATTACAAATGTTAATATGTTTGCAAACATactttgtgaaataaaaatgaattgtgACATCTTTGAACACAAATGCcaaggattaataatgcattgACATGACATCATACCTATTTTTCAGTGCAAGTAAAACATTAATGCATCATACAGAATGTTCAAAGCAAGCAAAAAGCTTCATCACTCTTTTTTGCTTTTCCTCTTTGATCTAAAACAGCAACGCATTATGAAGAATTTGCACATTTTATAGAAGGCGTAGAGGACTACAGTCAGGATAGTGATGAGAAAAGCGAACACATCCAGACAGTGGTACTGGTACCAGATAAGATTGTGGGCCTCGACACGCAGGTGTTTAGCGCCTTTATTGCGCATGACAAACTCAATCCAGAACACAGCCTCATCCAAAGGCTTTATTGGTCTGTCATGATGAATCCTGGACAAACGCACAGTGTTCTCTTTATACCTGAGGAGATGAAGATAAATACTATTACAGTATATGTCTGTGTATATAATGCATATGTAGAGAGAGTCTATATATTTTGAGGACTTATTATACTATTATGCACTGACACCACTGTAAATCTGATATAAGTGACTTACAAGGGGTCATTAATGACGGCATTGAGTCCATCCACCAGTTCTTGCGGTTGCGTTGTCTTGATGTTGTCCATGATAACAGCAGCCCCTTTGGACTTCACATGAGCCAAATTATCAGGCTGATCACCAAACAAGGGGATCCCGACCATTGGAACGCCGTGATATATGGCCTCATATATGCTGTTAGTGCCTCCATGAGTGATGAATGCTCTGGTTTTAGGGTGACCTGAATCAGGAGGCAAACACCACCATTACGGTAACACACTTACTGTATAATGGAAATATACAGGATTTTAACTAAAGTATGACCTTCTGCAGGCCCCATTTAGTCCCATTGTTAGTGTTTCTGTCATTtgtattttacttaaaaatgttattgaaaataaattaaaataatattagtatttttaaataaatttttatcaATTATAACAATACGAACCCAATAAATCATTCTGAGGGATCCACTTATAGATTCTAGTGTTTTCTCCAAGAGTATCTGGCTTCTCTCCATCATATCGCCATAAGACCTGCAACCTCTCAACTGATCAGCAGATGGCAAAGAGATTACAGAGAATCACTACCTCAATAATTGTGGATGGTAGTAAATTGTGACAAAATTAACCTTGATAAAACTCATTTAACTTGAGCgaacactgttagacatttctgtaatttccacagttatttactgtatatcacccagtataatactgcaaattccctttacagtaaataactgtaataccctttgcatcatgggaattttctgtgacatcagaccccacatacagagacttactgtatttttaaaaattgctgtatactactgtatttgctgtaacggtctctttggcgccatattgaggtcgttttattttcctaatttcttacatttggattgacacaatttgtctacaacgccgcaacagtttgggactgactacactggacctgttacatcgcttctaatgattggaaaaatCCATTTGTacatcagtttactgtccgcatccactgtagataatatatataatgggttctatattgttgtcTGTTGTCGAGTCGCGCCaacagagaagacatttctgtcactagcaaagtggatggtgagcaaagatggtggccacgttttggagcagcacctgggttttgcagacagctatgtattctttggccacttgtcttttttccccattatgtttctgttgcctacagattctttgtgaggatgaatccagaggacacaacataatgcactgcaaaacgtcctaagacaggagaaatggagaagatgcactgttccagcattggaagtctgttatacatgcaatgttttaaataaagaatttgatattttgtaattattgtgtctgttttaattgaatgccagtagtacctatgtagagtaaaaataaaatgaattatatataaaaaattataaaatgatatatatatattaaaatgaatgaattacagtagtatactgattaattggattttatttatgttttcaactgtaaatcaaatacagtttgctactgtaaatcttaatttcaaaaacagtgttgccagtaagttactgtaaaaaccctttgaaatgtctaacagtgtacaaCTTTCACTCACTTCAGTTCACTGACGTGAAAAAGTGCTTATGCAGTCATGATATATGACAGGAAAGAAGAAATCATGTAAGAAGCGTCAATGCTACCTGTTGACCCTGCCTGTAAAATATTCTACCCCCTCACTACTCTGGCACCAAACCTGGATGTAAACATGCTAAATTACCTTCTGTGGAATCTGTGCCAGTGCGGAGGCTATCATATTGCTCGTCTCTTTGGGCATTTTCTTCACCAAGGATCCCAGACTGAAGACCACAATCCCATCATCACCTGAACTTTGTACAAACTCCTCTGTGTCCTACATAACAAGACATCATGAACTTAAGGTGTGAAAAAGTGAATTTACATGCATTTCTGTAAAATCtgcttacaaataaaataatggcacAAAAACAATTGCTGAATCTTCAGCAACACAGCAAAGGAAATCATATCTCACTTCAGCTGTGCCTGTGAGCTTGAAGTCTGTATTGAGTCT
This genomic window contains:
- the LOC131540589 gene encoding UDP-glucuronosyltransferase 2A1-like isoform X2 produces the protein MRLVVCFLSLLTVFGPAECGNVLVWFTEGSHWLNLKIVLKTLIDRGHNVTVLVPDASLFMKAKESDRFSYQHFNASVDEQETRDFIDEFLYFSVYETDQLNLLQIQMKVLEFTSKLQNMTISYCDGILRSPELMDKLRNGKFNVVLSDPIYPCSDILAEELNVPLVYTFRLSIANVAERMCGQLPAPPSFVPGVMSKLTDKMSFTERIMNMLFYLSQDVIATIAWKTFDSYYTEYLGRPTSICETMGKADIWLIRTYWDFEFPRPFLPNFKYVGGLHCTPAKPLPKDMEEFVQSSGDDGIVVFTLGSMIDKMPKEISNKIASALAQIPQKVLWRYGGEKPDTLGENTRIYKWIPQNDLLAELGVKVLLFLSFNS
- the LOC131540589 gene encoding UDP-glucuronosyltransferase 2C1-like isoform X1; translated protein: MRLVVCFLSLLTVFGPAECGNVLVWFTEGSHWLNLKIVLKTLIDRGHNVTVLVPDASLFMKAKESDRFSYQHFNASVDEQETRDFIDEFLYFSVYETDQLNLLQIQMKVLEFTSKLQNMTISYCDGILRSPELMDKLRNGKFNVVLSDPIYPCSDILAEELNVPLVYTFRLSIANVAERMCGQLPAPPSFVPGVMSKLTDKMSFTERIMNMLFYLSQDVIATIAWKTFDSYYTEYLGRPTSICETMGKADIWLIRTYWDFEFPRPFLPNFKYVGGLHCTPAKPLPKDMEEFVQSSGDDGIVVFTLGSMIDKMPKEISNKIASALAQIPQKVLWRYGGEKPDTLGENTRIYKWIPQNDLLGHPKTRAFITHGGTNSIYEAIYHGVPMVGIPLFGDQPDNLVHVKARGAAAVIDNIKTMEPQDLVDGLNAVINDSLYKENVMRLSRIHHDRPIKPLDEAVFWIEFVMRNKGAKHLRVEAHNLTWYQYHCLDVFAFLITVLTVVLYVFFKMCKFFIIRCCFRSKSKKSKKE